The window TTTAGTAGTTGTTCAATCAAAGAACATTTACTTGGTTATATAGATTTATAGAAGAGATATTGATTAAGATCAAAAACTAATCTAAGAGCGAAAACTAAATATTTCTCCTGTCTAATGCATAGATCCAGATCTGGAAGCAAACCCCTTTAAGCTCTTTGTAGATCTACAGGGTATGAAAATCACTCTTAACCCGCATAATTCACTTGATTTTCACTTACAATTCAGTGATTGTTGATTTTGGGGGGTGGTAGGGAAGGGAAAAGAAAGCATAACATTAGGTCTTATTACATTTGACATGTTGCGCCATATAgaagggcaaaaaaaaaaaatgaggaAAACGGAAAAGCAGATgaacaaaaagtttttcttttacttcgTGTGTTGCTTTCGTGCCACTTTTATTTCATCCCTTACTACAAATCAAAagataaattgtttttgttcatgatttatatataaaaatatttctgcCGCCTCCCCCGTTTATCTTTGAGTTTCTTATCGCTGTCGCTGTGAACAGAAAACGcaacaaatattaatattgtttGTATTTCATGttctcgtttcgtttttttttttcatttcgttttcaatttgGCAATGTCAGTCCAGAGGGAGCTCAAAGGAGGCGCAAGATGTCAAAAGTAtgtaatataaattatttgatttctcattctatctctctctctccatctctctttaagaaacataaaaatcaaataaaagttttctttACTTACATTTCGCTGGCTTCTTCCAAGAGTGTGTGGGGCCTGCGGCCATACGATTATCGTATTTCTTTTGAATGATAACATCCTTCGATTTAATGGTCGGCTTATTGCAGATCTCCTTGTCCGAGAAGTGATCTAGATATTCATCACGTCGACAGTAGATGCAAACACCATAGATATATTCCTCCTCGCAGATGGTGGCATTTGTGTTTCGTGCCCAATCCGCATTCCCGGCTACTCTATACAACTGCCCCAAATAGATGTGAGCCTTGGGTATGGCTGTGAAGGCAGTCGGTGATATAGTAGTTATAGGATTTTGTTCGAGATTCAATATCTGAAGATTCTTTAACTTATCGAAAAGTCCGCTGAAAGtaaaaaagcaaatttaattACTCAAAAATAAGTGTTTCTTAAAgtcattttttccaaatatgTACTTGATTGACCCTATAACAGTCCTAGAAATTCTACGATTCTAATGTTAAGATTTGTAAGTATATGACTATAATCGAATTAACAAGCTTTTACTGATTTTATAAGTATACGGACAAATTCTACAGTTTTTATCATGCTCAAGACTTTTATTCAATCATGAATTTATAATATATGATTCGTTCAAAAGCTTTCAAGTTCagtaaaatgttaaaaaatttcaaaatgattttttCGTTTCTAGTAGACAATTATTTGAAAACGTCGAAAAACTACACTGGCGGTCATTAAAACCGCACCACTTGaaaatttgatgttttttgGAATcgttcaaataaaaataagagaataaggTTCCTTTATTAATAATCAGACAATTTACTAGGAAAAAACCTTATTATATACTTCAACAAGGGAAACTTCCTTTATTTAATTGGAAACCCATCATGAGATTcccataaatttcaaattatttggCAGTGGTTGCCAGTGGTGCGTTTTTCATGACCGCCAGTGTATAGTTTCAAAACATTTATAGTTTAGTTTTTATCGAAATCAGCGGCCCTAAACTATCCAGAAAACAATATGAACACCTTGCAAGACAAGAAGTAATTAAagacatatataatatatgtaacTTGGATATTATGAGCTCTCCCCAGAAATTTAGAATAAATTTCTTAGACAATATTCTATATGTATAACATTTTCTTTAAGATGTGGTATCAAGCACTCTCTATTCTCTAAATAAGACTTCCTTACAGgattattttgtaaaattgaaaaatttaaatataatcgAGGAAGTAAACATTCATAGTTATACTAATTTTGGAAATGTCGATTACAAAACTAGGCTTTGAAACTAAGGTAAAAAATCTACTGAATCTTACTTTTTGcgaaatcttaaaaataactGTTTggcaagaaaaacaaaacaaatttttaatgtgtCTTATCAATATGATAAGCATCTACAAAAATCTGCATATCTCCAAAAGTGAACAAAATGCAATACTAAATTTGGAATTTTAATTGACTCTCAATCGAATGTTGAACCTAAGCCAAAAACTTGTGGTTTATATTAGTTTTGATAGATCTACTTTTCTTTAAAGAGTTTATACATCTTTATGTAATATTGAAGAGTCTAGCGAAAAAGTCTCAAATATTTGCCTagtcgaaaatttttttttgtttaaatgcaTCATTAGAAAAAAACGGCAAAACTAAGTTGACCAAATTTACATCATTCGAATACATACCGGAAATTAACAAGGTCATAAATTCGTGACCACCACTGTACAATTAACATAGTcacaaatcaatttttagtagatttataacttttaaaagttaatttaacaatttcaaaGAAATTTCAGACCAAACATGAGTTTCTAAGACGCAATTAATTTGAATACGTTCCACTTACCTCTGAATGCGATCCAAATTGTTGTAGGCCAAGTGTATTTCCAAGAGCATGGGACTATGATGGAACAATTGATCCGGCAGACGGGCTATATTATTGCGTTCCAATTTCAGGGTCAAGAGCTTCTGCTGGGCCTTAAGGAACTCGCGACCCAAATAACTGATATTACTACGAATGCTTAGGTAGGCCAATTCATGGGATTTCCAAAACATTTCAGCTGGTATGTTATCGCCGCACTGAAAGAGTTCAAAGGACTGCAGCTCTGGCATGTGCCACAGTTCTTGAGAGGCAAAGGTGGACATTTCCACACTGCTGTTCTTCACATCACAATGGATGGTTAGATGTCTCAATTTCGTTTGCTTCGAGAATATTTCACTGGCCACTTTGTGCATATTTCGCACcacaatatttaatttggtTAACTTGGTCAGGGGATAGAGTATAGTGCCCGGAAGATCGCCGCTACCCTGCATACTCAGATCCTTTAATTCCGAGAGATTTTCAAAGTAATTCGCTGGCAGGGCAGACTTGAACCCCAAAATGGTTAATTTCTTCAAACCTGGCTGATTGGTATAACGCTGTTGCAAGACATCGCCCTTGTCGCTCTTCTTAAAGTCGAAGAAGTTGTTAATCTCCAGTTCTGTGTAGTTGGTGATGCCCAGAGTAGTGATCAGTTCTTTGACACTCCGGGCATTGGGCAGGGCGCAATTGTTGATGGACAACTTGCTGATTTTGCCCACTTGAAGTGGTGGTATATAGCCAAAGCCGCGTACATCAAAGACATTGCAATTAATGCTGTACAACTCTTTGGCATCACTATTCAATTGGATTTTCTCGCACTTGATTTCACCATCTTGACACTCGCACAGATTCCGATCCTTGATCAGAGCCTCGCATCCCGCTTTGGTCACATACGTCGAAGTGTGATTCTGTTGCCGTGTCGACAGAGGACAAAGCGCGAACAGGAATAGCCAGAGAAACAGCATCCTGATCCTGAGATTCCCGAATACCAACTGAATGCTGCAGGCAGAGAAGAAAAAATGAGAAATTATTTGACAGTTTCACTTATCCTTTTTGCACTAGTTTCAGGTAGCCACCACCCATTCACACCCAGAAGGCGGCCATTTTCTTTGCTCACAGGTAAAACTCTTTTGGCCAAGTCGCTTGGCTTCACTTTTAATGGCCCGTAATTTACAGCGCAACTCTGCTCGATTTCTGCATAATATTAAACCATTTTGGAATTTTgttgtaaaaaaaagaaaaaagcaaaagcaaaaacatcTACAAAATGACTTAAATTGCCATTTGCCATGGCGTAGAGGGAACCAGAGGATTCTCGGGGATCCTCATGATGTGAGATGATCTGCGCCAGCAGCCAAAAGCCGCCTCGCCTGATAACAGTTGAAAATGCGCAACTTTACATACGAAATCATTGCTCAAAGCGGAGAGAAACATGAAGAAGTGCACTGAGACAACCttcaggcacacacacactcacacatacacacgcatcCAGTCAGCCAGTTGCCATGATGCAGGCCACTAGCACAGTGGGATGgaattagtaaaaaaaaagtgttcaaAATCTTTTCAATAATGGCATGTCATGTAAATTTCACATAAATTGATTGTGGATCTTAATTTTGAAGAGAAAATTTGACAATTATGGAGGAAATTACTTTCGAATATCGAATTGCACTACCTATCGTAATATTTTTAGTTGagtaattttgttttgtcatAAGTTATGAGTTGTGATATCAGAACATGTTAAATAGGAGTTCATTTTTTACCTATATTTATCGTTAATATGAAATCATTATTGAATAATTCGAAACCGTTCTGAAGCTGCGTGagtttttaattggttttcATATCAGTTAACAAAcatagttttttgtttgaaaatttatttaattattttccaaATGAGTTTAAGAATGCTCAGagttaatgatttttataaaatattgatGTGCTTCTTGAGGTACTCTTAAGTCTTAGAGTGTTAAAGATTTTAATTAGTATCggaaaacttttaaaattttataaatgcGAAGAAAAGTTCAATATctctttaaaattatttttggaaaatatcAGATTTAAATAATTCGAAACCGTTCTTAAGCTTCATGagtttttaattgattttcatacaatttaacaaacatattttaatattttgaaaattttaaaaattattttccgaatgagtttaaaaaattttcagtgttaatgatttttataaaatatcgATGAGTTTCTTGAGGATTGACTAGAAGACTTTAGAGTATGAAgtttaaaagattttaatcAGTATtggaaaacatttaaaatttcataaatattgAACTTTATCTccttaaaattatttttgcaaaatattgcttgataaattataatttggTAATAATTATTACTCATTTCAtattaaaagttttgtttttatatatttttaaataacttAAAATCTGTTATTTTCGCTTTAAATTATTAGGTagtaaaatttacatatttaaatttttttatttttagttttagagTCTACAAATCTTAAAGAATATGCGCCATATTTGATATAAACCCATCTATGGATATTAAACTTTATCAATTCGAAAATGTTTCTGTAAGACAAATTAGATCtaaaaaatctttaattttttattatatcaATTTTTCTGTTATAGATTTTTATAAGTTAACTAGTATTAACTTACTAACTTCTGCTCTATAACTTAACTAGTATTCCTAACTAACTACTACTATACTAAGATGCTAAGTAATGGTTTAACCCACAGTGCATTGTCCTGTTCCTAGCTGGAGTTCAATGCTATCATCGGGTTTGAACAACCTCCACAATCAAAAGTCCGCATGGTGGCGGGAACTCAGACTGAGACTTATTCGCTGAATCTGAAGAGCTTGAATCTGGGCAATGGCTGATGCAGATGATGCTTGCATTTCATACAAATTACATTTCATTCTGGTTTTCAGTTTCATTacaaatgcaaaaatgcaaaatggcAAGACCGGCCATTAACTCAACCCAACTGAAATCGACTTAAAGTCTCTACACAGAGTCAGACTTGGAAGTTGGAGTCGCGAGTTGGGAGTCTGTCTGTTGATCGATGATCATCTTGCTGGTGCTGGCTGTGGCGATgatcaagtttttttttgttttgtgtatcGTTTGGGGCGAACATGCGTAAGTGGTTATTCCTCAATCACCTGCCCCGCTTTGCTCTGCTCCCCCTCCCGCTCTTCAGCATAAGACATACGCAGTAGTTGCACATTCACAGATTGGGGCCAATGCACATTTGAATTTGTCGGCCGCCAGCCAAACGATCGACAACCAATCAGCCAGTCCCAGAGTCCCAGTCCCAGTCTCAGTCCCAGTCAGATCCAAAACcatggctgctgctgttgctgctgcggctgctggcGGTggcaaacatttcatttttcacGATTCGCCGTCTCGTATTCCCAAGAGCTAAATCAATAAATTACGTGACAGGCATGCAGAAAACCTGATGCCTTCCAACTTGGACTCGGACTGCGACTCTGACTGAGACTGGGACTGGGAGTGGGACTGATCGCCGTTTGCATTTTGCTTCGTTTTGATTGAATCAATCAAAAAATTGTTGCTAAAATAAAACATGCCTCgatcatatgtatgtatgcccACTATATTATGTTCATATATATCGTTTGCAGATCTTCTGGCGCAGCCATAACATATAAATTATGATTATGGCTTCAAGATCATTTCATTCCATAACATCTTCTCTCCCCATTTGCCATTTCCATCTCCATCTtaatctatctatctctgtCTGCCTCTATCTCTCTACCTCTTTCTTGGTCTTTTGCTTGGCATTAAATTTGAttggttttcatttgttttgaGCAGGAAATGCTCAATAAAGTAGTTCTTGACTctatttaattaactttgacaAATTGAAAACTCTTCTACAGGATGAATTTCTGatgtattttaaaatataatcaaaTTATAAACTAAATAGAAAAAGAGCAAACAAGTAGCTATAGCCACTCTttcaattaataataaataatttgcttGGCGCACAAACTTTTTGCGACAAGGCTAATCCaaaaggcaaagaaaatccCAGGATGAAGAAGCCCCTTTTGGAGATGAAGCCAGCCAACCAAGACGAGTGGAGCCACAGCAGGAAAACTTCAcattgatttttgatttgcTTGCCAGTGGCAAAAATAAATCGCCTTAGGCTAAAAACTTTTCCTTGCTTTTTCCCGAacacaacaaaagaaaaagcattTACCATTAAATACAAAAGGAGTTTCTTGAACTTGGCAAATAAATGGTCATAATCCTGCTGCAATATACTCACATCATGGCCTATGCACAGGGGCGGATCAAGATGTTTAAGTCAGGATTTACAATTATTGCCAATATAGTTGAAGCtcaaattcaaaaacaaaGATATTTTAACTAATCAAAAGCATTTAATAATGATTCTATACCATTCCTAAGAAGTAACAAAGTTAAAAagaagtttttgttttacactttttagtttttgggcGTCTACCGCAGTTGCCCCGGCCCTGTGGCTTCTATGTAGACTTAGAATAAGGTAGTTCAGGATATGTCTGGACATTCTGTCTGGAGTGGTTTTTGGGGGCGTGTTTTATGCATTTCCAGCATTTGATTTATATGgtcatatgcaaatttttgacGCTGTTAtggaataataaaaattaagttGTACGAAGTTGTTTCTTGCCAGAACTCTTCCTGCCTCATTTCTTTCTTGCCGAACCCCCATAATAATTCGCTTAAAATTCATTTACTCACGT is drawn from Drosophila willistoni isolate 14030-0811.24 chromosome 2R unlocalized genomic scaffold, UCI_dwil_1.1 Seg167, whole genome shotgun sequence and contains these coding sequences:
- the LOC6643784 gene encoding uncharacterized protein LOC6643784 — encoded protein: MLFLWLFLFALCPLSTRQQNHTSTYVTKAGCEALIKDRNLCECQDGEIKCEKIQLNSDAKELYSINCNVFDVRGFGYIPPLQVGKISKLSINNCALPNARSVKELITTLGITNYTELEINNFFDFKKSDKGDVLQQRYTNQPGLKKLTILGFKSALPANYFENLSELKDLSMQGSGDLPGTILYPLTKLTKLNIVVRNMHKVASEIFSKQTKLRHLTIHCDVKNSSVEMSTFASQELWHMPELQSFELFQCGDNIPAEMFWKSHELAYLSIRSNISYLGREFLKAQQKLLTLKLERNNIARLPDQLFHHSPMLLEIHLAYNNLDRIQSGLFDKLKNLQILNLEQNPITTISPTAFTAIPKAHIYLGQLYRVAGNADWARNTNATICEEEYIYGVCIYCRRDEYLDHFSDKEICNKPTIKSKDVIIQKKYDNRMAAGPTHSWKKPAKYPQLNKDDK